In one window of Henckelia pumila isolate YLH828 chromosome 1, ASM3356847v2, whole genome shotgun sequence DNA:
- the LOC140890743 gene encoding uncharacterized protein isoform X1, with product MRDYYYLQHLKRELVWKQVNGLCKDFGDVLMSKQMRSNAKRVSMIDQCKVGHTQGGVEGLQIVPFVRYELNSSLNYKSNVNFQRYELNSMLHGFNYFVEGFENVLAMNYALISNLDVMSLEFVHTTRVSDLVYVDMCECCMNSIGEKSYLLEWLVLTFGLANVCNTFMGFMGCVLHASMGNFVVIYFDFILVYIKNFNVHVEYYRVMLIMLYMKFLSHEHVRKLNVFRAIELVLFIHGVSPHRRRVLDGKVIKCQQGKKYVVVTTLSQRYVFLSTLFLKFLWIENVKELNALDNNLKDVFELCLHDAHEKFYVSKYLFKENKFFFIFSPLHDLFDEMTCV from the coding sequence gattttggaGATGTGTTGATGAGTAAGCAAATGAGATCTAATGCTAAAAGAGTAAGCATGATTGATCAATGTAAAGTTGGTCATACACAAGGTGGGGTTGAAGGTTTGCAAATTGTTCCCTTTGTGAGGTATGAATTAAATTCAAGTTTAAACTATAAATCCAATGTCAACTTCCAAAGGTATGAACTCAATTCAATGTTGCATGGATTTAATtactttgttgaaggatttgagAATGTGTTAGCTATGAATTATGCTTTGATTTCGAATCTTGATGTTATGTCTCTTGAGTTTGTGCATACTACAAGAGTTAGTGATTTGGTTTATGTTGATATGTGCGAGTGTTGCATGAATAGCATAGGTGAAAAGTCCTATTTGCTTGAGTGGCTAGTATTAACTTTTGGGCTAGCTAATGTATGTAATACTTTCATGGGATTTATGGGTTGTGTTTTACATGCATCTATGGGCAACTTTGTTGTGATATACTTTGATTTTATCTTAGTAtatatcaaaaattttaatgtGCATGTTGAATATTATAGAGTTATGTTAATCATGTTGTATATGAAGTTTTTGAGTCATGAGCATGTTAGAAAGTTGAATGTATTTCGTGCAATAGaacttgttttatttattcatgGTGTGAGTCCTCATAgaaggagagttcttgatggaaAGGTGATTAAGTGTCAACAAGGTAAGAAGTATGTGGTGGTTACTACACTATCACAAAGGTACGTATTTTTATCTACCTTGTTCTTAAAGTTTTTGTGGATTGAGAATGTTAAGGAGTTGAATGCATTGGATAATAATTTGAaagatgtgtttgagttatgtttgcatgatgctcatgaaaaattttatgtgagcaagtatttatttaaagaaaataagtttttctttatattttcgccattgcatgatttgtttgatgaaaTGACATGTGTATAG
- the LOC140890743 gene encoding uncharacterized protein isoform X2 has protein sequence MSKQMRSNAKRVSMIDQCKVGHTQGGVEGLQIVPFVRYELNSSLNYKSNVNFQRYELNSMLHGFNYFVEGFENVLAMNYALISNLDVMSLEFVHTTRVSDLVYVDMCECCMNSIGEKSYLLEWLVLTFGLANVCNTFMGFMGCVLHASMGNFVVIYFDFILVYIKNFNVHVEYYRVMLIMLYMKFLSHEHVRKLNVFRAIELVLFIHGVSPHRRRVLDGKVIKCQQGKKYVVVTTLSQRYVFLSTLFLKFLWIENVKELNALDNNLKDVFELCLHDAHEKFYVSKYLFKENKFFFIFSPLHDLFDEMTCV, from the coding sequence ATGAGTAAGCAAATGAGATCTAATGCTAAAAGAGTAAGCATGATTGATCAATGTAAAGTTGGTCATACACAAGGTGGGGTTGAAGGTTTGCAAATTGTTCCCTTTGTGAGGTATGAATTAAATTCAAGTTTAAACTATAAATCCAATGTCAACTTCCAAAGGTATGAACTCAATTCAATGTTGCATGGATTTAATtactttgttgaaggatttgagAATGTGTTAGCTATGAATTATGCTTTGATTTCGAATCTTGATGTTATGTCTCTTGAGTTTGTGCATACTACAAGAGTTAGTGATTTGGTTTATGTTGATATGTGCGAGTGTTGCATGAATAGCATAGGTGAAAAGTCCTATTTGCTTGAGTGGCTAGTATTAACTTTTGGGCTAGCTAATGTATGTAATACTTTCATGGGATTTATGGGTTGTGTTTTACATGCATCTATGGGCAACTTTGTTGTGATATACTTTGATTTTATCTTAGTAtatatcaaaaattttaatgtGCATGTTGAATATTATAGAGTTATGTTAATCATGTTGTATATGAAGTTTTTGAGTCATGAGCATGTTAGAAAGTTGAATGTATTTCGTGCAATAGaacttgttttatttattcatgGTGTGAGTCCTCATAgaaggagagttcttgatggaaAGGTGATTAAGTGTCAACAAGGTAAGAAGTATGTGGTGGTTACTACACTATCACAAAGGTACGTATTTTTATCTACCTTGTTCTTAAAGTTTTTGTGGATTGAGAATGTTAAGGAGTTGAATGCATTGGATAATAATTTGAaagatgtgtttgagttatgtttgcatgatgctcatgaaaaattttatgtgagcaagtatttatttaaagaaaataagtttttctttatattttcgccattgcatgatttgtttgatgaaaTGACATGTGTATAG